One bacterium DNA segment encodes these proteins:
- a CDS encoding lipoprotein-releasing ABC transporter permease subunit: MHDAVESTFNPRRDSLPADETGVDLGFELFIARRYLRSRRRENFISFISLISIVGVAIGVATLNFVMAMMNGFETEIRQRIIDTTAHITVYSYAGEGFDNWKSLAEKVNAVPDVVATAPNIFYKSVIGSGDANDGVFVKGIDPNYEFEVSKLRENIVAGEINLEETADSLPGIVIGRELAGILNVKLGGEVVLASLKQKKMTLTLQPKYKKFVVTGIFETGMNEYDGNLAYISIPVAQDLFKLDNLVTGLQVRVRDFYKSQEIAREIEEIVGSPYYAVDWSERHKNLFGWMTLEKYGMSIVVGLIVAVAAFNIVTTLIMLVIEKRKDIAIFKSMGANRKQVMKIFMFQGTLLGFVGTIAGTLLGFVLCWAQQTFNIVSIPGEIYFINSLPIDMRLVEFAIIAGASVIISFLATLYPSRRAARLFPSDILRHG, from the coding sequence ATGCATGATGCTGTTGAATCAACATTCAATCCGCGACGTGATTCTCTTCCCGCAGATGAAACCGGAGTAGACTTGGGCTTTGAGCTGTTTATCGCGCGACGGTATCTTCGGAGCCGTCGCCGCGAAAATTTCATCTCCTTCATTTCTCTTATCTCAATTGTGGGAGTGGCAATCGGTGTCGCTACCCTAAATTTCGTCATGGCGATGATGAACGGTTTCGAGACCGAAATCCGCCAGCGCATCATCGACACGACCGCGCATATCACTGTTTACTCCTATGCCGGAGAAGGTTTCGACAACTGGAAGTCGCTTGCTGAAAAAGTAAATGCAGTTCCTGACGTTGTCGCAACAGCACCGAACATTTTCTATAAGTCGGTAATTGGTTCGGGCGACGCCAATGACGGAGTTTTCGTAAAGGGTATTGATCCGAACTACGAATTCGAAGTGTCAAAACTGCGCGAGAATATTGTCGCGGGCGAGATCAATCTTGAAGAGACGGCTGACAGTTTGCCGGGAATCGTCATCGGTCGCGAACTGGCGGGCATTCTGAATGTGAAGCTTGGCGGCGAAGTCGTTCTGGCATCATTGAAGCAGAAGAAGATGACGCTGACGCTTCAGCCGAAGTACAAGAAGTTCGTTGTCACCGGGATTTTCGAGACCGGGATGAACGAATACGACGGCAATCTGGCTTACATCTCGATTCCAGTAGCGCAGGACCTGTTCAAACTCGACAATTTGGTCACTGGATTGCAGGTGCGGGTTAGAGATTTCTACAAATCACAAGAGATCGCTCGCGAAATCGAAGAGATTGTTGGCAGCCCGTATTATGCAGTTGATTGGTCTGAGCGGCACAAAAATCTATTTGGCTGGATGACATTGGAAAAGTATGGGATGTCGATAGTTGTCGGATTGATTGTCGCTGTGGCGGCGTTCAATATTGTGACGACTTTGATTATGCTGGTGATCGAAAAGCGCAAGGATATCGCGATTTTTAAGTCAATGGGAGCAAATCGCAAGCAAGTGATGAAGATATTCATGTTCCAAGGAACGTTGCTGGGATTTGTCGGAACGATTGCCGGTACATTGCTGGGGTTTGTGCTCTGTTGGGCGCAACAAACCTTCAATATTGTATCAATACCGGGAGAAATCTATTTCATCAATAGTCTCCCTATCGACATGCGGCTGGTTGAGTTTGCAATTATCGCTGGTGCGAGTGTGATAATATCATTTCTGGCAACGCTTTATCCATCACGGCGAGCGGCGCGGCTGTTCCCTTCTGACATTCTTCGTCATGGATAA
- a CDS encoding ABC transporter ATP-binding protein yields the protein MEELILETKSLSKSFVTIGGELKILSDLNFGVSRGDFVAITGASGVGKSTLLHILGGLDLPTSGSVTVAGQRIDNLTEAQLSDYRNKKCGFVFQYHYLLEEFNALENVMMPLLVRGESRNNCHDIAVKLLDEVGLGQRIDHRPTQLSGGECQRAAVARAMAGAPEILIADEPTGNLDHETAETLHELLTRLNEQKKMTIIVATHDLSLADRASRRYRLSDGHLAETS from the coding sequence TTGGAAGAGCTAATTTTGGAAACAAAGAGCTTAAGTAAGAGCTTTGTAACAATCGGCGGCGAACTGAAGATCCTCAGTGACCTAAATTTTGGCGTCTCGCGAGGAGATTTTGTCGCTATTACCGGCGCATCAGGAGTGGGAAAAAGCACATTGTTGCACATACTTGGCGGACTCGACCTACCAACATCGGGAAGCGTGACAGTTGCCGGTCAACGAATCGACAACCTAACTGAGGCCCAGCTCTCGGATTACCGCAACAAAAAGTGTGGTTTTGTCTTCCAGTATCACTATCTTTTGGAAGAGTTTAACGCGCTTGAAAACGTGATGATGCCACTCCTCGTTCGAGGCGAATCGCGGAACAATTGTCATGACATAGCGGTTAAACTGCTTGACGAGGTCGGACTCGGACAGAGAATAGACCATCGACCGACGCAACTCTCAGGAGGAGAGTGTCAGAGAGCGGCGGTTGCAAGAGCGATGGCAGGAGCGCCGGAGATCTTGATAGCGGATGAACCGACCGGCAACCTCGATCACGAAACGGCAGAAACTCTCCACGAACTTTTGACGCGCTTAAACGAGCAAAAAAAGATGACGATCATTGTCGCGACACATGACCTGTCGCTGGCAGATCGCGCGTCGCGTAGGTACCGCTTATCAGATGGTCATCTGGCAGAAACGAGCTAG
- a CDS encoding UvrB/UvrC motif-containing protein — protein MLCEDCRKQDATVHMKQVVNNQKIVLNLCSTCAKRRGFSNPLKNIPFPLADFLTSMVSGSIAEPDSEMMGLSCPSCNLTYDKFAKTGRLGCGECFNTFRQPLADLLRKIHGSNLHRGKRQSSTAEGMDTLKEEARLKEELKSAITNEDFERAAQIRDLIKDIQAKMEMSDVR, from the coding sequence ATGTTATGTGAAGATTGCCGCAAGCAGGATGCGACCGTGCATATGAAGCAAGTCGTCAACAATCAGAAGATTGTTCTCAACTTGTGCTCAACGTGCGCCAAACGCCGCGGATTTTCAAACCCGCTGAAGAATATCCCCTTCCCGTTGGCCGATTTCCTGACTTCGATGGTATCGGGCTCGATTGCCGAGCCGGATAGCGAGATGATGGGACTTAGTTGTCCCTCGTGTAATTTGACCTACGATAAATTCGCCAAGACTGGTCGACTCGGTTGCGGCGAGTGTTTCAATACTTTCCGGCAGCCGCTTGCAGATTTGCTGCGCAAGATTCACGGATCAAACTTGCATCGCGGCAAGAGACAAAGTTCGACGGCTGAAGGAATGGACACGCTGAAAGAAGAAGCTCGACTGAAGGAAGAATTGAAGTCGGCAATTACTAATGAAGATTTTGAACGCGCAGCCCAGATACGCGACCTGATTAAGGACATACAAGCGAAGATGGAGATGAGCGATGTTCGATAA
- a CDS encoding protein arginine kinase, with amino-acid sequence MFDNMTERLSSWLTAEGAEAGIVLSSRVRLARNIKGLTFPPYADDDCREKVVDFVETALQKSRELERGEFHRSEIIDDLDRSFLIERHLISPEFMRPDTISGIFISPDEKIAIMVNEEDHLRIQSMGSGLTLTDTLARAMRIDDDLARTLDFDYDTDFGFLTSCPTNVGTGLRASILIHLAGLVLTKEIDSVIDHITKLGLVVRGFYGEGSDVWGNLFQISNQTTLGRSESDITEALQKITRQIIEFENQAREQLVSQAQDEISDKIWRAYGILKHARVLTTEEVMNLLSAVRLGIALEILNEVSMESVNKMLILSQPAHLQKHVGRVLSPSDRDIARATLVRETLA; translated from the coding sequence ATGTTCGATAACATGACCGAACGGCTGAGTTCCTGGTTGACGGCGGAAGGCGCCGAAGCTGGAATCGTGTTGTCTTCGCGCGTTCGCTTGGCGCGGAACATCAAGGGATTGACATTCCCGCCCTACGCCGACGACGATTGTCGCGAAAAGGTAGTCGATTTCGTCGAAACGGCATTGCAGAAGAGCCGTGAGCTGGAGCGCGGTGAATTTCATCGCTCGGAGATTATCGATGATCTCGATCGCAGTTTCTTAATCGAGCGTCATTTGATTTCGCCCGAGTTTATGCGCCCGGACACGATCAGCGGTATCTTCATATCGCCGGACGAGAAGATTGCAATCATGGTCAATGAAGAAGACCACCTGCGGATTCAGTCGATGGGTTCCGGTCTAACCCTGACCGACACCCTTGCTCGTGCGATGCGCATCGATGATGACCTGGCACGGACGCTGGATTTCGACTATGACACTGATTTCGGATTTCTTACCTCCTGCCCTACTAATGTAGGAACGGGATTGCGGGCGTCGATATTGATTCACCTCGCCGGATTGGTCCTGACCAAGGAGATTGACTCGGTGATTGACCATATTACCAAGCTTGGACTCGTTGTTCGCGGTTTTTACGGTGAAGGTTCCGATGTCTGGGGCAATTTGTTTCAGATATCAAATCAAACGACATTGGGTCGATCAGAGTCTGATATAACAGAGGCATTGCAGAAAATTACTCGTCAGATCATTGAGTTTGAGAATCAAGCGCGGGAACAACTGGTGAGTCAAGCTCAGGACGAGATTTCAGATAAAATTTGGCGCGCCTATGGAATATTGAAGCATGCGCGCGTATTAACTACAGAAGAGGTGATGAACCTCTTGAGTGCGGTGCGGTTGGGCATAGCGTTAGAAATTCTCAACGAGGTGTCGATGGAATCGGTCAACAAGATGTTGATCCTCAGCCAGCCGGCGCACTTGCAGAAACATGTGGGACGGGTATTAAGCCCTTCCGATCGTGATATCGCCAGAGCCACGCTTGTTCGTGAGACACTGGCTTAA
- a CDS encoding ATP-dependent Clp protease ATP-binding subunit → MNEMFTELARKAIEYARDEAARLRHDYIGTEHLLLGLIRLGKGRACEVFSNIGLDLSELVQSIEDVVQPAGGTMTMGQLPLTARAKKTLEVAGQEARALKSKEIDTEHILLALLKDEEGVAAQVLSMFDIDYKDVYEELKNISSGQPSSYGKKRKKSKTPALDHFGRDLTELARKGKLDPIIGRDNEIERVSQILSRRKKNNPVLIGEPGVGKTAIVEGLAQRVVTGQVPAVLENRRIVMLDMASLVAGTKYRGQFEERIKAVMDEITNSQDVIIFIDELHTIVGAGGAEGSLDASNIFKPALSRGELQCIGATTLNEYRKYIEKDGALDRRFHTVMVEEPSQEDTVKILQGLKGRYEEHHQILISDEGIRAAVVLSNRYITGKFQPDKAIDIIDEAGSRAHLSTYTKPKEFGDMEATIAEVSIRKEDAVKNQEFEKAAKLRDDLKLKKEEYEQMKRDWEVQRQSEKITLREEHIAEIVAKITGIPLFRLEEKESKRLMRMEEELRKKIVGQEEAITALTRSIRRARAGLKDPHRPIGSFIFLGPTGVGKTELTRVLAEFLFENADALIRIDMSEYMEKFAVSRLIGAPPGYVGYEEGGQLTEKVRRHPYSVVLLDEIEKAHPDVFNILLQLLDDGSLTDSYGRKVDFRNTVVIMTSNAGTRDIRSGKTLGFGSSKLEDDYDTMKQSVMTEMKRIFNPELINRIDETIIFHPLLMEHIVSIVDILLAEMATRLAERGLSIHVTDAAKKFIAEKGFDPLYGARHLKRAIHKYVDDPLAEEILAGQFAGDCQIEVDMGPDADKLVFRINSSTESRKIAKV, encoded by the coding sequence ATGAACGAGATGTTTACCGAACTGGCCCGCAAAGCAATCGAATACGCTCGCGACGAAGCGGCCAGACTGCGCCATGACTACATCGGTACCGAGCATCTGTTGCTGGGTTTGATCCGTCTCGGTAAAGGACGCGCTTGCGAGGTCTTTTCGAATATTGGCCTCGACCTAAGCGAGTTGGTCCAGTCAATCGAAGACGTGGTTCAGCCTGCCGGCGGGACAATGACGATGGGTCAGCTTCCACTGACGGCTCGCGCCAAAAAGACGCTTGAAGTCGCAGGCCAGGAAGCGCGCGCTCTGAAATCGAAAGAAATCGACACTGAGCATATACTGCTTGCCTTGCTCAAGGATGAAGAAGGCGTAGCTGCGCAAGTGTTGTCGATGTTCGACATCGACTACAAGGATGTTTACGAAGAACTCAAGAACATCTCGAGCGGCCAACCGTCATCGTACGGCAAGAAGCGCAAGAAATCGAAGACTCCGGCGCTTGATCATTTCGGACGTGACCTGACGGAACTTGCCCGCAAAGGCAAGCTTGATCCGATCATCGGACGCGACAACGAAATTGAGCGCGTGTCGCAGATTCTTTCGCGCCGCAAGAAAAACAATCCGGTGCTCATCGGCGAGCCGGGCGTTGGCAAGACGGCAATCGTCGAAGGCTTGGCGCAGCGCGTCGTCACCGGTCAGGTGCCGGCCGTGCTGGAAAATCGCCGCATTGTCATGCTCGACATGGCGTCGCTGGTTGCGGGCACGAAGTATCGTGGCCAATTCGAGGAGCGCATCAAAGCGGTGATGGACGAGATCACCAACTCACAGGACGTGATTATCTTCATTGACGAATTGCACACGATCGTCGGCGCAGGCGGTGCTGAAGGTTCGTTGGATGCGTCCAACATCTTCAAGCCGGCTCTGTCACGCGGCGAATTGCAGTGTATCGGCGCCACGACGCTGAACGAATATCGCAAGTACATCGAGAAGGATGGCGCACTTGACCGTCGCTTCCATACTGTGATGGTGGAAGAACCTTCGCAGGAAGACACGGTGAAGATTCTTCAAGGGCTCAAAGGCCGCTATGAAGAGCACCACCAGATTTTGATTTCGGATGAAGGCATCCGCGCGGCGGTGGTTTTGTCGAATCGTTATATCACCGGCAAGTTCCAGCCGGATAAAGCAATCGACATCATCGATGAAGCGGGTTCGCGCGCGCACTTGTCGACCTACACCAAGCCGAAGGAATTCGGCGACATGGAAGCGACGATTGCTGAAGTTTCGATTCGCAAGGAAGACGCTGTCAAGAATCAGGAATTCGAGAAGGCTGCTAAACTGCGCGATGACTTGAAACTGAAAAAAGAAGAATACGAACAAATGAAGCGCGACTGGGAAGTTCAGCGCCAGAGCGAGAAGATCACTCTGCGCGAAGAACATATTGCCGAGATCGTCGCCAAGATTACCGGAATCCCGCTCTTCCGTCTGGAAGAGAAAGAATCCAAGCGCCTGATGCGCATGGAAGAAGAACTGCGCAAGAAGATCGTCGGACAAGAAGAGGCCATCACGGCACTCACCCGTTCGATCCGTCGCGCTCGTGCGGGACTCAAAGATCCGCATCGCCCGATCGGCTCGTTCATCTTCCTTGGTCCGACCGGCGTGGGCAAGACCGAGTTAACGCGCGTGTTGGCGGAGTTCTTGTTTGAGAATGCTGATGCTCTGATTCGTATCGATATGTCGGAATACATGGAGAAGTTCGCGGTCAGCCGTTTGATCGGAGCGCCTCCGGGATACGTCGGATACGAAGAGGGCGGACAGCTGACCGAGAAGGTTCGCCGTCACCCTTACTCTGTTGTGTTGCTCGACGAAATCGAGAAAGCCCATCCGGATGTTTTCAATATCCTGCTGCAGCTTCTCGACGACGGCAGCCTGACCGATTCGTACGGCCGCAAGGTCGACTTCCGCAACACGGTCGTGATCATGACGTCGAATGCCGGTACTCGCGACATTCGCTCGGGCAAGACGCTCGGATTCGGTTCGAGCAAACTCGAGGATGATTACGATACGATGAAGCAGTCGGTCATGACCGAAATGAAGCGCATCTTCAATCCGGAATTGATCAACCGTATCGACGAGACGATTATTTTCCATCCGTTGTTGATGGAGCATATCGTTTCAATCGTGGATATTCTTCTGGCAGAGATGGCTACCCGTCTTGCCGAACGCGGTTTGAGCATTCATGTCACGGATGCCGCCAAGAAGTTCATCGCCGAGAAAGGCTTTGACCCGCTCTATGGCGCGCGTCATCTCAAGCGTGCGATTCACAAGTATGTGGACGATCCGTTGGCCGAGGAAATCCTTGCGGGTCAATTCGCCGGCGATTGCCAGATCGAGGTCGACATGGGACCTGATGCGGATAAGCTCGTGTTCCGGATCAATTCTTCGACGGAGTCGCGCAAGATCGCGAAAGTGTAA
- the rpmA gene encoding 50S ribosomal protein L27, with amino-acid sequence MAHKKGLGSSKNGRDSNGQRRGVKTYGGEAILAGTIIVRQCGTKILAGRNVGVGRDNTLFATITGVVEYARKGRDRRVVHVLP; translated from the coding sequence TTGGCTCATAAAAAAGGTTTAGGTTCGTCAAAGAACGGCCGCGACTCGAATGGTCAAAGACGCGGCGTGAAGACCTACGGCGGTGAAGCGATTCTTGCCGGGACGATTATTGTCCGTCAGTGCGGAACGAAGATTCTTGCCGGACGCAATGTCGGTGTCGGCAGAGATAACACGCTGTTCGCCACAATCACAGGTGTGGTTGAGTACGCGCGCAAAGGCCGCGATCGCAGAGTCGTTCACGTTCTACCGTAA
- the lepB gene encoding signal peptidase I yields MRRKRQSHIKEYVEAILIAVVIAVILRMFVVQAYRVSSGSMEYTLLEGDFLFVNKFAYRFAEPQVNDVIVFEFPMNPTKDYIKRIVAGPGQMVEVKDKTLMIDGQVVPMMAGMFHSDPDTLPELFSSRDQFGPMQVPADHYFVMGDNRDDSQDSRFWGFLDKSRIKGKALFIYFSWAPDPNAPTIESPYVFDLFSSAWYNVANLGTRLRADRLFTPL; encoded by the coding sequence ATGCGGCGGAAACGTCAATCCCATATCAAGGAATATGTTGAAGCGATCTTGATTGCGGTCGTTATCGCAGTCATCTTGCGCATGTTCGTGGTGCAGGCGTACCGGGTATCTTCCGGCTCGATGGAGTACACTCTCCTTGAAGGCGATTTTTTATTCGTCAACAAGTTCGCCTATCGATTTGCCGAACCGCAGGTGAATGATGTCATCGTTTTTGAGTTCCCGATGAACCCGACCAAAGACTATATCAAGCGCATTGTCGCCGGACCGGGACAAATGGTCGAAGTCAAGGACAAGACACTGATGATCGACGGCCAGGTTGTTCCGATGATGGCCGGGATGTTCCACTCGGATCCCGACACACTGCCGGAACTGTTCTCTTCGCGCGACCAGTTCGGACCGATGCAGGTTCCTGCCGATCACTATTTCGTGATGGGCGACAATCGTGATGACAGTCAGGACTCACGATTCTGGGGGTTCCTTGACAAGAGTCGAATCAAAGGCAAGGCGCTGTTCATCTATTTCAGTTGGGCGCCGGATCCGAATGCACCGACAATCGAATCACCGTATGTTTTTGATTTGTTTTCGTCCGCTTGGTACAATGTTGCGAACTTAGGAACGCGACTTCGCGCCGACCGACTTTTCACGCCGCTGTAG
- a CDS encoding HlyC/CorC family transporter: MNQVTLELIGIAALILLNGFFAGSEISILSVRKSQLRNLISQGNRSAKRIAKLLEQPEEFIAMIQVGVTVAGTLASVMGGSSIVPLLMPVFQEMGATVEVSENLAVTAVVVVLSTLFLVIGELVPKYLAVSFPEQLALGVAPAVSIFAKMAYVPAKVLSGMVRIILKPFGLVDRSVESAHTDEEINLILSEGHDRGHFDKAERDLIEGVFEFADTTVRQAMTPRTRIVGLDLSLDHEQILRRITEEGYSRYPVYEDSLDNIKGVIHTKDVISVLVLGKLIIIHDLIRPLSFVPDSKMISAQLHDFQRDQQHMAIALDEFGGTAGLITLEDILEEIVGEIRDEHDTELEPFLLVNDRLCQVQGQYPIEDFNKQFEVELSDETADTVGGFVVDHIGRVPKQGEKISVDGLQFEITAVKGPRIERMRVRKTA, from the coding sequence ATGAATCAGGTTACCCTTGAGCTGATCGGCATTGCCGCTCTGATCTTGCTGAACGGTTTCTTTGCCGGCTCGGAAATCTCGATCCTGTCCGTCCGCAAAAGCCAGCTCCGCAATCTGATTTCGCAGGGCAATCGTTCTGCCAAGAGGATTGCCAAGCTACTAGAACAGCCGGAAGAATTCATAGCGATGATTCAGGTCGGCGTAACGGTCGCCGGGACTCTCGCTTCGGTCATGGGCGGCAGTTCGATTGTTCCGCTCCTGATGCCGGTCTTTCAGGAAATGGGTGCGACAGTCGAAGTTTCAGAGAACTTGGCGGTCACTGCGGTTGTAGTCGTGCTTTCGACGCTATTTCTCGTTATCGGTGAGTTGGTGCCGAAATATTTGGCGGTCAGTTTTCCCGAACAGCTGGCGCTAGGGGTAGCTCCGGCGGTTTCAATCTTTGCCAAAATGGCTTATGTACCCGCGAAGGTGCTCAGCGGGATGGTGCGGATAATCCTGAAGCCGTTTGGCCTGGTCGATCGCAGCGTCGAATCCGCGCACACTGATGAAGAAATCAATCTGATACTTAGCGAAGGACACGATCGAGGACACTTCGACAAAGCTGAACGTGATTTGATCGAAGGCGTATTCGAATTCGCCGATACGACCGTTCGTCAGGCAATGACACCGCGGACGAGGATTGTCGGGCTGGATTTGAGTCTCGATCACGAACAAATACTGCGGCGAATCACGGAAGAGGGCTATTCGCGCTATCCGGTATATGAAGACTCGCTGGACAATATCAAGGGAGTCATTCACACCAAGGACGTCATTAGCGTGCTCGTGTTAGGAAAGCTGATCATAATTCACGACTTGATCAGGCCGCTGTCGTTTGTACCCGATTCAAAAATGATCTCGGCGCAGCTGCACGATTTTCAGCGCGATCAACAGCACATGGCGATTGCGCTTGACGAGTTTGGCGGTACGGCCGGATTGATTACACTTGAGGATATACTCGAAGAGATCGTCGGCGAGATTCGCGACGAGCACGATACCGAACTTGAGCCGTTCCTGTTAGTCAATGACCGACTTTGCCAGGTTCAGGGACAATACCCGATTGAGGATTTCAATAAGCAGTTCGAAGTCGAGTTAAGCGACGAGACTGCCGACACAGTGGGCGGTTTCGTGGTTGACCACATTGGCCGCGTGCCGAAACAGGGTGAGAAGATCTCGGTCGACGGACTGCAATTCGAAATAACGGCGGTGAAGGGTCCTCGGATCGAGCGTATGCGCGTCAGGAAGACGGCATAG
- a CDS encoding energy transducer TonB, whose protein sequence is MLGNRDSEALAGTLYLKRAYRRNFIVAETSIIIAIGFAIAIAALVWDGTTIPLPDNGRVTIGPSDFTPPPRIFRPETEVIHGAPPPPPDFNGVEAVDDTLVPDDRVMPSRQDYSDYYSLGDTGFAEGAVLDGSVSSVSEIIPSPDSFVAVDEQPKALQFPAVKYPEIARKMSVEGSVWLKVLIDTEGNVVDVIVAIPSKANVGFEEAAVAAAHDSKWRPAMQNKQPIMVWVSYEVRFKLK, encoded by the coding sequence ATGTTGGGAAACAGAGACAGTGAGGCTCTTGCCGGAACGCTTTACCTGAAGCGAGCTTATCGGCGTAACTTCATCGTAGCGGAAACCTCAATTATCATTGCCATCGGATTTGCCATTGCGATTGCGGCATTGGTATGGGACGGAACTACGATTCCACTGCCTGACAATGGCCGCGTCACGATCGGACCAAGTGATTTTACGCCGCCACCCCGGATCTTCCGACCGGAGACGGAAGTTATACACGGTGCACCACCACCTCCTCCGGACTTCAACGGAGTCGAAGCTGTCGACGACACTCTTGTCCCGGATGACCGCGTCATGCCATCAAGGCAGGATTATTCCGACTACTACAGTCTTGGTGACACCGGATTCGCAGAGGGCGCTGTACTCGATGGCTCCGTAAGCAGCGTTTCAGAAATCATCCCATCGCCCGACAGCTTTGTCGCGGTCGATGAACAACCCAAGGCGCTTCAATTTCCGGCAGTAAAGTATCCTGAGATTGCGCGGAAGATGAGCGTCGAAGGGAGTGTCTGGCTGAAGGTACTTATCGATACTGAGGGCAATGTCGTTGACGTCATCGTTGCGATTCCTTCGAAAGCCAATGTCGGCTTTGAAGAAGCCGCTGTAGCGGCAGCACATGATTCGAAATGGCGTCCTGCCATGCAGAACAAACAGCCAATCATGGTCTGGGTTAGTTACGAGGTAAGATTCAAACTGAAGTAG
- a CDS encoding NapC/NirT family cytochrome c: MEQPRLPRLAYNWISSLGAFVAISMALVIVVMLIINFTMEQTSAYFGIFLYMVLPGILIFGLVLIPIGMYRQWRRWKRGEDLSANKWPLVDLNKPGHRNATIIFVVGTVLFLTISAVGSYQAFHYSESVQFCGETCHDVMEPQYTAYQQSPHARVACVECHVGTGASWYAKSKLSGAYQVYAVMADVFPRPIPTPIADLRPARETCEECHWPEKTYGAEMRSFLHYQYDDSNPVWTTDMLIKTDTGEPHKGQKAGIHWHINPDIQIEYIARDRERQDIPWVRVTDKTTGTVTLYENEEQPLETVQLDSLEKRVMDCIDCHNRPSHIYRSPDYAVDRAIQSGFIDASLPAIKRLAVEAMAKEYATKDEARSGIASSITEYYQESGLLNDPEKRKTIEQSIAGVQLAYSQNIFPEMKVQWTAYPVNIGHFNDVGCMRCHSGTHKSSAGAVITHDCNACHTITAQGNPGQMMRDSTGQGLEFHHPVDIDEAWKETGCYDCHSGVQP; encoded by the coding sequence ATGGAACAGCCACGTCTGCCGCGATTAGCATACAATTGGATCAGCTCTCTCGGAGCCTTTGTCGCCATTTCGATGGCCCTGGTCATAGTTGTCATGCTGATCATCAACTTCACAATGGAGCAGACGAGCGCCTACTTCGGAATCTTCCTTTACATGGTACTTCCGGGAATCTTGATTTTCGGCCTGGTCCTTATCCCGATCGGTATGTACCGCCAGTGGCGGCGCTGGAAGCGCGGTGAAGATCTATCTGCTAACAAGTGGCCGTTAGTCGACCTGAACAAGCCGGGACACCGTAACGCCACGATCATTTTCGTCGTTGGGACAGTGCTCTTTCTGACCATATCTGCTGTTGGAAGTTATCAGGCATTTCACTATAGCGAGTCAGTGCAATTCTGCGGCGAAACCTGCCACGATGTCATGGAGCCGCAGTATACCGCCTATCAACAGTCACCTCATGCACGCGTCGCTTGCGTCGAATGTCATGTCGGTACCGGCGCCAGTTGGTACGCCAAATCCAAATTGTCCGGCGCCTATCAGGTTTACGCTGTCATGGCTGATGTCTTCCCGCGTCCCATCCCGACTCCGATTGCCGACCTTCGTCCGGCACGTGAAACCTGCGAAGAGTGCCACTGGCCGGAGAAGACCTACGGCGCTGAAATGCGTTCATTCCTTCACTATCAGTATGACGATAGCAACCCAGTCTGGACTACCGACATGTTGATTAAAACGGACACTGGTGAGCCGCATAAGGGTCAAAAGGCCGGTATCCATTGGCACATCAATCCGGATATCCAGATAGAGTACATTGCCCGCGACCGGGAACGACAGGACATCCCCTGGGTAAGAGTGACCGACAAGACGACCGGCACGGTGACGTTATACGAGAATGAAGAGCAGCCTCTTGAAACAGTGCAGCTTGATTCGCTGGAAAAACGCGTCATGGACTGTATCGACTGCCACAATCGCCCGAGCCATATTTATCGTTCACCCGACTACGCCGTCGACCGCGCTATCCAGTCAGGATTCATTGATGCATCATTGCCCGCAATTAAGCGCCTTGCCGTCGAAGCAATGGCCAAAGAGTATGCCACCAAGGATGAAGCCAGAAGCGGCATTGCTTCTTCAATCACCGAGTACTATCAAGAATCCGGTCTCCTCAATGACCCGGAGAAACGCAAGACGATAGAGCAATCAATTGCCGGAGTGCAGCTTGCTTACTCGCAGAATATCTTTCCGGAAATGAAAGTCCAATGGACCGCCTATCCGGTCAACATTGGCCACTTCAATGATGTCGGCTGTATGCGTTGCCACTCGGGGACACACAAGTCTTCTGCCGGCGCAGTAATCACCCACGACTGCAATGCCTGTCATACCATAACCGCACAGGGAAATCCCGGCCAGATGATGCGCGACAGCACAGGGCAGGGGCTTGAGTTCCACCACCCGGTCGATATTGACGAAGCCTGGAAGGAAACCGGCTGCTACGACTGCCATTCCGGCGTGCAGCCGTAG